The Actinopolyspora erythraea genome has a segment encoding these proteins:
- a CDS encoding IclR family transcriptional regulator, producing MGEHSGIGVLDKAVAVLQAAAEDPCGLAELCERTGLPRATAHRLAVGLETHRMLRRGSDGRWRSGPALGELAGGAVDPLLEAAAAVLPKLRDITGESVQLYRRDGMQRTCVATAEPPSGLRDTVPVNTALPMTAGSGAKVLAAWSDPATQRAVLAEAVFGERTLMEVRRRGWAQSVAERESGVASVSAPVRDSAGTVVAAISVSGPIDRMGRRPGSRWAADLLAAAEGLQNRL from the coding sequence GTGGGAGAGCATAGCGGTATCGGAGTTCTGGACAAAGCGGTGGCCGTCCTACAGGCGGCCGCCGAGGACCCGTGCGGCCTCGCGGAACTGTGCGAGCGTACGGGACTGCCCAGGGCAACGGCACACAGACTGGCGGTCGGACTCGAAACTCACCGGATGCTGCGGCGCGGCTCCGACGGACGTTGGCGTTCCGGACCGGCCCTCGGCGAACTCGCGGGCGGAGCGGTGGACCCGCTGCTGGAGGCGGCGGCCGCCGTGCTGCCCAAACTCCGCGACATAACCGGGGAGAGCGTCCAGCTCTACCGCCGCGACGGCATGCAGCGCACCTGCGTGGCCACCGCCGAACCGCCGAGCGGCCTGCGGGACACCGTTCCGGTCAACACGGCGCTGCCGATGACGGCGGGGTCCGGCGCGAAGGTACTCGCGGCGTGGTCCGACCCAGCGACTCAGCGGGCGGTACTCGCGGAAGCCGTGTTCGGAGAGCGCACCCTCATGGAGGTACGTCGACGGGGCTGGGCGCAGAGTGTCGCCGAGCGGGAGTCCGGAGTGGCCAGCGTCTCGGCACCGGTGCGGGATTCGGCGGGCACCGTGGTGGCGGCCATCTCGGTCTCCGGACCCATCGACCGAATGGGGCGCAGGCCGGGCAGCAGGTGGGCCGCGGACCTGCTCGCGGCCGCCGAGGGGCTGCAGAACAGGCTCTGA
- the leuC gene encoding 3-isopropylmalate dehydratase large subunit, giving the protein MGSTLAEKVWNEHLVRRGTGDEPDLLYIDLHLVHEVTSPQAFEGLRLADRPVRRPDLTLATEDHNVPTDGAELPIADPVSRTQVETLRKNCADFGVRLHPMGDSEQGIVHVVGPQLGLTQPGTTVVCGDSHTSTHGAFGALAFGIGTSEVEHVLATQTLPLRPFRTMAVNIEGTLRPGVTSKDVILAVIAKIGTGGGQGYVLEYRGSAVESMTMEARMTMCNMSIEAGARAGMIAPDETTFAYLEGRPHAPRGADWDEAVAYWRSLRTDDDAVYDAEVTIDADELTPFVTWGTNPGQGLPLGERVPDPETISDEESRAATEKALEYMGLRAGTPLRDISVDTVFLGSCTNGRIEDLRTAAGILRDRKVADDVRMLVVPGSMRVRQQAEEERLHEVFEAAGAEWRQAGCSMCLGMNPDQLTPGERSASTSNRNFEGRQGKGGRTHLVSPVVAAATAVRGTLSSPEDL; this is encoded by the coding sequence ATGGGTAGCACGCTCGCCGAGAAGGTATGGAACGAGCACCTGGTGCGTCGCGGTACGGGGGACGAGCCGGACCTGCTCTACATCGACCTCCATCTCGTGCACGAGGTGACCAGCCCGCAGGCCTTCGAGGGGCTGCGGTTGGCCGACCGTCCCGTACGTCGGCCGGATCTGACGTTGGCGACCGAGGACCACAACGTGCCCACCGACGGCGCGGAGTTGCCCATCGCCGACCCGGTGTCGCGCACGCAGGTGGAAACGCTGCGCAAGAACTGCGCCGACTTCGGGGTACGGCTTCATCCCATGGGGGATTCCGAGCAGGGAATCGTCCACGTGGTCGGGCCCCAACTAGGGCTGACCCAACCCGGGACCACCGTGGTGTGCGGCGACAGCCACACCTCGACGCACGGGGCTTTCGGTGCGCTCGCCTTCGGGATCGGAACCTCGGAGGTCGAGCACGTACTGGCCACCCAGACGCTGCCGCTGCGGCCGTTCCGCACCATGGCCGTCAACATCGAGGGGACACTCCGCCCCGGAGTGACGAGCAAGGACGTCATTCTCGCGGTCATCGCCAAGATCGGAACCGGTGGCGGTCAGGGCTACGTGCTGGAGTACCGCGGCTCGGCCGTGGAGTCCATGACGATGGAAGCCCGCATGACCATGTGCAACATGTCCATCGAAGCCGGTGCCAGGGCGGGCATGATAGCCCCGGACGAGACCACCTTCGCTTACCTCGAGGGACGTCCGCACGCGCCTCGCGGGGCGGACTGGGACGAGGCCGTGGCGTACTGGAGGTCGTTGCGCACCGATGACGACGCGGTCTACGACGCCGAGGTGACGATCGACGCGGACGAGCTCACGCCGTTCGTGACCTGGGGGACCAATCCCGGCCAGGGGCTTCCGCTCGGGGAGCGGGTCCCCGACCCGGAGACCATCTCCGACGAGGAGTCCCGAGCGGCCACCGAGAAGGCACTGGAGTACATGGGCCTGCGCGCCGGCACCCCGTTGCGCGACATCTCGGTGGACACCGTGTTCCTCGGCTCCTGCACCAACGGTCGGATCGAGGACCTGCGCACCGCGGCAGGGATACTGCGTGACCGAAAGGTCGCCGATGACGTCCGCATGCTGGTGGTCCCGGGGTCCATGCGCGTTCGCCAGCAGGCCGAGGAGGAGAGGCTGCACGAGGTGTTCGAGGCGGCGGGGGCCGAGTGGCGCCAGGCGGGGTGCTCGATGTGTCTGGGCATGAACCCGGACCAGCTCACGCCGGGGGAGCGCTCGGCCTCGACCTCCAACCGGAACTTCGAGGGCAGACAGGGCAAGGGTGGGCGTACGCACCTCGTTTCCCCCGTCGTGGCGGCGGCGACGGCCGTGCGCGGCACGCTTTCCTCGCCGGAGGACCTGTAG
- the leuD gene encoding 3-isopropylmalate dehydratase small subunit — protein sequence MEPFTTHTGVGVPLRRSNVDTDQIIPAVYLKRVARTGFEDALFAAWRADEDFILNVEPFNRGSVLVAGPDFGTGSSREHAVWALKDYGFRVVISSRFADIFRGNAGKQGLLAARCEQSDVELLWKLLETEPGTRVTVDLNARTVSAKDLTIGFEVDEYTRWRLLEGLDDIGLTMRSEENIDAFERTRPGFLPTTLSAPTA from the coding sequence ATGGAACCGTTCACCACGCACACCGGTGTCGGCGTGCCGCTTCGTCGGTCCAACGTAGACACCGACCAGATCATCCCCGCCGTCTACCTCAAGCGCGTCGCGCGGACGGGCTTCGAGGACGCACTGTTCGCCGCCTGGCGCGCCGACGAGGACTTCATCCTCAACGTCGAGCCGTTCAACCGGGGCAGCGTGCTGGTCGCCGGGCCCGACTTCGGCACCGGCTCCTCCCGTGAGCACGCGGTGTGGGCGTTGAAGGACTATGGTTTTCGCGTCGTCATCTCCTCCCGGTTCGCCGACATCTTCCGAGGCAACGCCGGTAAGCAGGGACTGCTCGCCGCACGCTGCGAGCAGTCCGATGTGGAACTGCTGTGGAAGCTGCTGGAGACCGAGCCCGGGACCCGCGTGACGGTGGACCTGAACGCGCGGACAGTGAGTGCCAAGGACCTGACCATCGGTTTCGAGGTCGACGAGTACACGCGCTGGCGGTTGTTGGAGGGCCTCGACGACATCGGTCTGACGATGCGCTCCGAGGAGAACATCGACGCCTTCGAGCGAACCAGGCCGGGTTTCCTGCCCACCACCTTGTCCGCCCCCACTGCCTGA
- a CDS encoding HU family DNA-binding protein, protein MNKAQLIEALAERLGDKKTASQAVDNVVDLIVRNVNKGEKVNITGFGVFEKRARAARTARNPRTGEAVKVRKTNVPAFRAGTQFKEVVGGQRKLPRATTPKTGTAGRSTSAAAKSASGTARAGTTTTRTSGTSSRTGGTTGRTATARTGGTKASTAKTGTAKTATKSGTTRATGASKGTSGTSTAKAGTAKAGTAKTGTAKTGTSSRSTTTRSSTAKSGTGTKAASRTGTSRTTAATSTRTSTAKASTAKTGTSASRTGGTKASTAKTGTAKASTAKTATKSGTTRATGASKGTSGTSTAKAGTAKAGTAKTGTSKSATSGTQSSKSSTSSAKKSTSSRGSRK, encoded by the coding sequence GTGAACAAGGCGCAACTAATCGAGGCGTTGGCCGAACGCCTCGGTGACAAAAAAACCGCGAGTCAGGCAGTGGACAACGTCGTGGATCTCATCGTCCGCAACGTCAACAAGGGCGAGAAGGTGAATATCACGGGCTTCGGCGTTTTCGAGAAGCGCGCTCGTGCCGCCCGCACCGCCCGCAATCCGCGCACCGGGGAAGCGGTCAAGGTCCGCAAGACCAACGTGCCCGCTTTCCGGGCCGGCACCCAGTTCAAGGAAGTGGTGGGCGGTCAGCGGAAACTTCCCCGCGCCACCACCCCCAAGACCGGTACGGCGGGCCGTTCCACCTCGGCGGCGGCCAAGAGCGCCTCCGGTACCGCGCGGGCTGGGACCACCACCACTCGCACGAGCGGGACGAGCTCCCGCACGGGCGGAACGACCGGACGCACCGCCACCGCGAGGACGGGCGGTACCAAGGCGAGTACCGCGAAGACCGGCACCGCGAAGACGGCGACGAAGAGCGGTACCACCAGGGCCACCGGCGCTTCGAAGGGTACGTCCGGGACGAGCACCGCCAAGGCAGGCACCGCGAAGGCAGGCACGGCCAAGACAGGCACGGCCAAGACAGGGACGTCGTCCAGGTCCACCACGACCCGTTCGAGCACGGCCAAGAGCGGTACGGGCACGAAGGCCGCTTCCAGGACCGGAACGAGCCGCACGACCGCGGCCACCTCCACGAGGACGAGCACCGCCAAGGCGAGCACCGCCAAGACCGGTACGAGCGCATCCCGGACGGGCGGTACCAAGGCGAGTACCGCGAAGACCGGCACCGCGAAGGCGAGTACCGCGAAGACGGCGACGAAGAGCGGTACCACCAGGGCCACCGGCGCTTCGAAGGGTACGTCCGGGACGAGCACCGCGAAGGCAGGCACCGCGAAGGCAGGCACGGCCAAGACAGGGACGTCCAAGTCCGCGACCAGCGGGACTCAGTCGTCCAAGAGCTCCACGAGTTCGGCCAAGAAGTCCACTTCGAGTCGCGGCAGCAGGAAGTAG
- a CDS encoding NUDIX hydrolase, with product MSELESDSEPERTGTVPSPAERGDAILAAGAVLWRPGPTGEPEIAVVHRPRYGDWSLPKGKLDPGETIAHAAAREVVEETGLDCVLSRHLRRIGYEVPRGPDTRADKFVHYFAARALPGEFVANEEVDQLRWVPVARAHEWLTYADDHGVVNSFESLPTTMSTVLLVRHADAGERAESHGDDNLRPLSDAGWRQEKELHSLLSLFGPERVYSAPRLRCEQTVDSLAQHLRTNVEPEPALTEEAYRADPEAGRRRLLRIASEPGTAVVCSQGGVIPDLVSSLARSGGLSIGEVHSRKASVWVLSFLTETHSGNGADPSPLLAAADYFPSPAPEGESVRGAR from the coding sequence ATGTCCGAACTCGAATCCGATTCCGAGCCCGAGCGGACGGGGACGGTGCCTTCCCCCGCCGAGCGCGGGGACGCGATCCTGGCGGCGGGAGCCGTGCTGTGGCGGCCGGGCCCCACCGGCGAACCGGAGATAGCGGTGGTGCACAGACCCCGTTACGGGGACTGGTCCCTGCCCAAGGGCAAGCTCGATCCGGGTGAGACGATCGCGCACGCCGCCGCGCGGGAGGTCGTCGAGGAAACGGGACTGGACTGCGTGCTGTCCCGCCACCTCCGCCGGATCGGCTACGAGGTACCGCGTGGGCCGGACACCCGCGCCGACAAGTTCGTGCACTACTTCGCCGCGCGTGCGCTTCCCGGCGAGTTCGTCGCCAACGAGGAGGTCGACCAGCTGCGCTGGGTCCCGGTCGCACGAGCTCACGAGTGGCTCACGTACGCGGACGACCACGGCGTGGTGAACTCGTTCGAGAGCCTGCCCACCACCATGAGCACCGTGCTGCTGGTCAGGCACGCCGATGCGGGCGAACGCGCGGAGTCCCACGGTGACGACAACCTGCGACCGCTCAGCGACGCGGGATGGCGGCAGGAGAAGGAGCTGCACAGCCTGCTCTCGCTGTTCGGCCCCGAACGTGTGTACTCCGCGCCGAGGCTGCGCTGCGAGCAGACGGTGGACTCCCTCGCCCAGCACCTGCGGACGAACGTCGAACCCGAACCGGCACTGACCGAGGAGGCCTACCGAGCTGATCCGGAAGCCGGAAGGCGGCGACTGCTGCGTATCGCCTCCGAACCCGGAACCGCGGTGGTGTGCAGCCAGGGCGGCGTCATTCCGGATCTGGTCAGCTCGTTGGCCCGGTCGGGCGGGCTGTCGATCGGCGAAGTCCACAGCCGCAAGGCCAGCGTCTGGGTCCTCTCCTTCCTCACCGAGACGCACTCCGGTAACGGGGCGGATCCCTCCCCGTTGCTCGCCGCGGCCGACTACTTCCCGAGTCCGGCCCCGGAAGGCGAAAGCGTCCGAGGAGCACGGTAG
- a CDS encoding RNA degradosome polyphosphate kinase has protein sequence MSENRHVSTDGDDRLSEPTRGQHPGGAPAAGERNASETTTDESRPAPDGAGPRPGEPDGARVPAAPPAVTRAAASTDLPENRYLNRELSWLDFNARVLAVAEDPSQPPLERAKFLAIFASNLDEFYMVRVAGLKRREETGLSVRSADGLSPHEQLTRISARNQDLVERLDRVFLDELLPELEANGIRILSWSRLEQRERENLTRYFQDHVFPVLTPLAVDPAHPFPYISGLSLNLAVMVTDPEAGIKRFARVKVPDNVARLIRVEDDRDRLRSTFIPLEELIAAHLDKLFPGMEVTEHHIFRVTRNADLEVEEDRDEDLLQAMERELARRRFGPPVRLEIADTMSRTMLDLLLRELDVDPHDVVEVRGLLDLSCLFQLGKLQRPDLKGSPVVPATHPAFAEGNTSKSIFATLREGDVLLHHPYHAFSTSVQRFIEQAAVDPQVLAIKQTLYRTSGDSPIVNSLIDAAEAGKQVVALVELKARFDEQANIQWARALERSGVHVVYGLVGLKTHCKTALVVRQEGASLRRYCHLGTGNYNPKTARTYEDLGLLTADDDIGADLTDLFNVLTGYARHDTYRRILVSPQGIRTGIVERIEGEIALARDGQPAGIRMKVNSLVDEQIIDALYRASIAGMPIRIVVRGICALQAGVSGLSDNIEVRSILGRFLEHSRVFHFQGSNEHWIGSADMMHRNLDRRIEAQVQVTDPRLTAELDALLDSALHPQTRCWVLNAKGDWEASPRQDQQVRDHQVEMLRMHGAKV, from the coding sequence ATGAGTGAGAATAGGCATGTGAGCACGGACGGCGACGATCGGCTTTCCGAACCGACGCGAGGGCAGCACCCCGGCGGAGCCCCCGCCGCGGGGGAGCGGAACGCGTCCGAAACAACGACCGACGAGTCTCGACCGGCTCCGGACGGAGCGGGCCCGCGCCCCGGCGAACCGGACGGTGCCCGTGTCCCGGCCGCTCCTCCAGCGGTCACGCGAGCCGCGGCCAGCACCGATCTCCCGGAGAACCGGTACCTGAACCGCGAGCTGTCCTGGTTGGATTTCAACGCCCGGGTGCTGGCGGTGGCCGAGGACCCGTCCCAACCACCCCTGGAGCGCGCGAAGTTCCTGGCCATCTTCGCCTCGAACCTGGACGAGTTCTACATGGTCAGGGTGGCGGGGCTGAAACGGCGCGAGGAGACCGGTCTGTCAGTACGCAGCGCCGACGGTCTCTCGCCGCACGAACAGCTCACCAGGATCTCGGCGCGGAACCAGGACCTGGTCGAACGACTCGACCGGGTGTTCCTCGACGAGCTGCTGCCGGAGCTGGAGGCCAACGGCATCCGCATCCTGAGCTGGTCCCGGCTCGAACAGCGGGAGCGGGAGAACCTGACGCGTTACTTCCAGGACCACGTCTTCCCGGTGCTCACCCCGCTGGCCGTCGATCCGGCGCATCCCTTCCCCTACATCTCCGGGCTGTCGCTGAACCTCGCCGTGATGGTCACCGACCCCGAGGCGGGCATCAAGCGGTTCGCCCGCGTCAAGGTCCCGGACAACGTGGCGCGGTTGATCCGGGTTGAGGACGACCGCGACCGGTTGCGGAGCACCTTCATCCCGCTCGAGGAGCTCATAGCCGCGCACCTGGACAAACTGTTCCCGGGAATGGAGGTCACCGAGCACCACATCTTCCGGGTCACCCGGAACGCGGACCTGGAGGTCGAGGAGGACCGCGACGAGGACCTGCTGCAGGCGATGGAACGTGAGCTCGCCCGCCGGAGGTTCGGCCCTCCCGTGCGGCTGGAGATCGCCGACACGATGAGCCGGACGATGCTCGACCTGCTGCTGCGCGAACTGGACGTGGATCCGCACGACGTGGTCGAGGTACGCGGCCTGCTGGACCTGTCCTGCCTGTTCCAGCTGGGCAAACTGCAGCGGCCGGACCTGAAGGGCTCGCCGGTGGTACCGGCTACCCATCCGGCGTTCGCGGAGGGCAACACGTCCAAGAGCATCTTCGCGACGTTGCGGGAGGGCGACGTGCTGCTGCACCACCCCTATCACGCGTTCTCCACCTCGGTGCAGCGGTTCATCGAACAGGCCGCGGTGGACCCGCAGGTGCTCGCGATCAAGCAGACGCTGTACCGGACCTCGGGTGACTCGCCGATCGTCAACTCGCTGATCGACGCGGCCGAGGCCGGCAAGCAGGTGGTGGCACTGGTCGAGCTCAAGGCGAGGTTCGACGAGCAGGCCAACATCCAGTGGGCCCGTGCGCTGGAACGTTCCGGGGTGCACGTGGTCTACGGTCTGGTGGGGCTGAAAACGCACTGCAAGACGGCTCTCGTGGTCCGCCAGGAAGGGGCGAGCCTCCGGCGTTACTGCCACCTGGGCACCGGTAACTACAACCCGAAAACAGCTCGGACGTACGAGGACCTCGGGCTGCTCACCGCCGACGACGACATCGGCGCCGATCTGACGGATCTGTTCAACGTGCTGACCGGATACGCGCGACACGACACCTATCGCCGGATTCTGGTTTCGCCGCAGGGCATCCGAACCGGCATAGTCGAACGCATCGAGGGCGAAATAGCCCTCGCGCGGGACGGACAACCGGCCGGCATTCGCATGAAGGTCAATTCTCTGGTCGACGAACAGATCATCGACGCCCTGTACCGGGCGTCGATAGCCGGGATGCCGATCAGAATCGTGGTACGCGGTATCTGCGCCCTCCAGGCGGGGGTCAGCGGATTGAGCGACAACATCGAGGTTCGCTCGATTCTCGGCCGGTTCCTGGAACATTCCAGGGTGTTTCATTTTCAGGGCTCGAACGAGCACTGGATCGGCAGTGCCGACATGATGCACCGCAATCTGGACCGGCGGATCGAGGCCCAGGTCCAGGTGACCGACCCCCGCCTGACAGCGGAGCTGGACGCGCTGCTCGACTCGGCACTGCATCCGCAGACCCGCTGCTGGGTGCTCAACGCGAAGGGCGACTGGGAAGCCTCACCACGCCAGGACCAGCAGGTTCGCGACCACCAGGTGGAGATGCTGCGGATGCACGGCGCTAAGGTGTGA
- the cofC gene encoding 2-phospho-L-lactate guanylyltransferase, whose product MTVGVQLLVPIKPLHLAKTRLRGEETPPGNHAELVTALALDTVLAAEAAERVLRVVVVTSDPELTRRFRGHGVEVLEDVPLAGLNAALRHGDSVLRERLPHARTGALQADLPALRSGELDGAIEEAGSERACCADRQGTGTTLLLAPSGAPLRPSFGPGSAAAHRKGGANPLRGPWDSLRCDVDTGADLRAAARLRLGEHTRAALRDSTPEPFGRGASRPDAV is encoded by the coding sequence GTGACCGTGGGAGTTCAGCTGCTGGTACCCATCAAACCGTTGCACCTGGCCAAGACCCGGTTGCGCGGCGAGGAGACTCCCCCCGGGAACCACGCCGAACTCGTGACGGCGCTGGCGCTGGACACCGTGCTGGCCGCCGAGGCAGCCGAACGGGTGCTGCGGGTGGTCGTGGTCACTTCGGACCCGGAGCTGACGCGCAGGTTCCGCGGCCACGGTGTGGAGGTGCTGGAGGACGTGCCCCTCGCCGGGCTCAACGCGGCGCTGCGTCACGGCGACAGCGTCCTCCGCGAGCGGCTGCCGCACGCCCGCACCGGTGCGCTGCAGGCTGACCTGCCCGCGTTGCGCAGTGGTGAGCTGGACGGGGCGATCGAGGAGGCTGGTTCGGAGCGCGCCTGCTGTGCCGACCGGCAGGGCACCGGGACGACCCTGCTGCTGGCGCCGAGCGGTGCTCCGCTGCGGCCGAGCTTCGGCCCGGGCTCGGCGGCGGCGCACCGGAAGGGCGGCGCGAACCCGCTGCGCGGCCCGTGGGATTCGCTGCGCTGTGACGTGGACACCGGGGCTGACCTGCGCGCCGCCGCGCGACTGCGGCTCGGGGAGCACACCCGCGCGGCGCTTCGGGACAGCACCCCGGAACCCTTCGGCCGCGGGGCGAGCCGTCCCGACGCGGTGTAG
- a CDS encoding lysophospholipid acyltransferase family protein — MAEPRSLRRSRSGTKERGRGVVGRIWLAIAILVFYPVKTLLARTRLVGLEHVPAEGGALLVLNHVSHLDPIYDAVSVHRAGRLPRFLAKHTLWNHPVLRGVLRGVEQIPVYRGSVNAQQSLREAHRALEQGKVVLIYPDGTITKDPDGWPMIPKLGVARLALEHDVPVVPVARWGTREIYDQYNKRFRPFPRKRVTLKFGPPVDLSAYRRGEADTRTLREVTELIMRLVRDQLAEIRGERAPTAFYSSSNRGERNDDHV, encoded by the coding sequence GTGGCCGAGCCCAGGAGTCTGCGGCGTTCCCGCAGCGGCACCAAGGAACGTGGACGCGGTGTGGTCGGCAGGATCTGGTTGGCGATCGCCATCCTGGTGTTCTATCCGGTCAAGACGCTGCTCGCCCGCACCAGGCTGGTCGGGTTGGAGCACGTTCCCGCCGAAGGCGGCGCGCTGCTGGTGCTCAACCACGTCTCGCACCTCGACCCGATCTACGACGCGGTCTCGGTGCACCGGGCGGGCAGGCTTCCCCGGTTCCTCGCCAAGCACACGCTCTGGAACCACCCGGTGCTGCGCGGCGTGCTCCGAGGGGTCGAGCAGATCCCGGTGTACCGCGGCAGCGTGAACGCCCAGCAGAGTCTGCGGGAGGCCCACCGGGCTCTGGAACAGGGCAAAGTCGTGCTGATCTATCCGGACGGAACCATCACCAAGGACCCGGACGGTTGGCCCATGATCCCCAAGCTGGGGGTGGCGCGGCTCGCGCTGGAGCACGACGTCCCGGTGGTGCCGGTGGCTCGGTGGGGAACCAGGGAGATCTACGACCAGTACAACAAGCGTTTCCGCCCCTTCCCCCGCAAACGGGTGACGTTGAAGTTCGGTCCTCCCGTCGACCTCTCCGCGTATCGCCGGGGGGAGGCCGACACCAGGACGCTGCGCGAGGTCACCGAGCTGATCATGCGCCTGGTACGCGACCAGCTGGCCGAGATCAGGGGCGAGCGGGCCCCCACCGCGTTCTACTCGAGTTCCAACCGTGGGGAGCGGAACGACGACCATGTCTGA
- a CDS encoding NAD(P)H-dependent glycerol-3-phosphate dehydrogenase encodes MSEAAVSSSEPEVLRRVAVLGAGSWGTTFAKVLADAGTGVRLWARRTHVAQAIERDRVNPEYLPGIPLPDGLRATDDAAEALHGVDAVVLAVPSQTLRENLTGWQPLLPEGATLVSLAKGVELSTLKRMSQVIAEVADVPAERVAVVSGPNLAKEIAEEQPTATVVACPDHDRAVALQRACSTGYFRPYTNTDIVGVEVAGACKNVIALACGVASGLGYGSNTMSTLITRGIAETTRLGTALGAEPMTFAGLAGTGDLVATCVSPLSRNRTFGERLGRGDSVAEAQRAAHGQVAEGVKSCRSLCELAAANGVEMPIAEVVHRVCHEGLDPAPAAAELLGRDRKPE; translated from the coding sequence ATGTCTGAGGCGGCCGTTTCGTCGTCGGAACCGGAGGTGCTCCGCCGCGTAGCCGTGTTGGGGGCCGGTTCCTGGGGCACCACGTTCGCGAAGGTGCTCGCCGACGCTGGGACCGGGGTGCGGTTGTGGGCGCGGCGGACTCACGTGGCCCAGGCCATCGAGCGGGACCGGGTCAATCCCGAGTACCTGCCGGGGATCCCGCTTCCGGACGGGTTGCGCGCCACCGACGACGCGGCCGAGGCGCTGCACGGCGTCGACGCGGTGGTGTTGGCCGTGCCCAGTCAGACGCTGCGGGAGAACCTGACCGGGTGGCAGCCGCTGCTCCCGGAGGGGGCCACCCTGGTCAGCCTGGCCAAGGGCGTGGAGCTGAGCACCCTGAAGCGGATGAGCCAGGTCATAGCCGAGGTGGCCGATGTTCCCGCCGAACGGGTGGCGGTCGTCTCCGGCCCCAATCTCGCCAAGGAGATCGCCGAGGAACAACCCACCGCCACCGTGGTGGCCTGTCCGGACCACGACCGCGCGGTCGCGCTGCAGCGGGCCTGTTCGACGGGGTACTTCCGGCCGTACACCAACACCGACATCGTCGGGGTGGAGGTCGCCGGTGCCTGCAAGAACGTGATAGCGCTCGCCTGCGGGGTTGCCTCCGGGCTCGGGTACGGCTCCAACACCATGTCCACTCTCATCACCAGGGGGATCGCCGAGACGACCCGGCTGGGAACGGCGCTGGGGGCCGAACCCATGACCTTCGCCGGTCTGGCCGGAACGGGGGATCTGGTGGCGACCTGCGTCTCACCGCTGTCCCGCAACCGCACGTTCGGGGAGCGGCTGGGCCGTGGTGACTCCGTCGCGGAGGCGCAGCGGGCCGCGCACGGCCAGGTGGCCGAGGGGGTCAAGTCCTGCCGGTCGTTGTGCGAGCTGGCAGCCGCCAACGGGGTGGAGATGCCGATAGCCGAGGTGGTCCACCGGGTGTGTCACGAAGGGCTGGATCCGGCACCCGCCGCGGCCGAGTTGCTGGGGCGGGACCGCAAACCGGAGTAG
- a CDS encoding cystathionine gamma-lyase translates to MYGDGTRCVHGGETEPASGEPFMPGPVFAAPYHLGGSDRLGDSDFYGRSGNPTWRALETAIGDLDGGQCLLLPSGMAAIGTLLRAVLHAGDVLVLPTDGYYATREFVRIELSELHLEVREVPTAGPFPDGVFDGARLVLLETPSNPGLDVCDIAALAERAHAAGALVAVDNTTATPLGQRPLELGADAVLASDTKALCGHSDLLLGHVSVRDEDLARRLVRVRTLSGAIPAPFETWLAHRSMATLDLRLARQAENAAALAEALSGHRAVSGVRWPGMPSDPAHEVAGRQMRRWGGVLRFELRDAEAVRRLVSRSRLVSGATSFGGVHSTVDRRAQWGDPVPEGFVRFSAGCEDTEDLVADVLAALD, encoded by the coding sequence TTGTACGGGGACGGGACGCGCTGCGTACACGGGGGAGAGACCGAACCAGCCTCGGGGGAGCCGTTCATGCCAGGCCCGGTGTTCGCGGCCCCTTACCACCTGGGGGGATCCGATCGGCTCGGTGACTCCGACTTCTACGGCAGGAGCGGAAACCCGACCTGGCGTGCCCTGGAAACCGCCATCGGGGACCTCGACGGCGGGCAGTGCCTGCTGCTGCCGTCCGGGATGGCGGCCATCGGAACCCTGCTGCGGGCCGTGCTGCACGCGGGCGACGTGTTGGTGCTTCCCACCGACGGTTACTACGCGACCAGGGAGTTCGTGCGCATCGAACTCTCCGAGCTGCACCTGGAGGTGCGCGAGGTCCCCACGGCGGGCCCCTTCCCCGACGGCGTTTTCGACGGCGCTCGCCTGGTGCTGCTGGAGACGCCCTCCAACCCGGGGCTCGACGTCTGCGACATCGCCGCCCTGGCCGAGCGCGCGCACGCGGCGGGAGCACTGGTGGCGGTGGACAACACGACAGCCACCCCGCTGGGGCAGCGACCGTTGGAACTCGGCGCCGACGCGGTGCTCGCCAGTGACACCAAGGCGCTGTGCGGTCACAGTGACCTGCTGCTCGGCCACGTCAGCGTGCGGGACGAGGACCTCGCGCGGCGGCTCGTCCGGGTCCGGACGCTTTCCGGCGCGATTCCCGCTCCGTTCGAGACCTGGCTGGCACACCGCAGCATGGCCACGCTCGACCTGCGGCTCGCCCGGCAGGCCGAGAACGCCGCCGCGCTGGCCGAGGCGCTGTCCGGGCACCGGGCCGTCTCCGGGGTGCGTTGGCCCGGTATGCCGTCCGACCCCGCCCACGAGGTCGCCGGTCGGCAGATGCGCCGGTGGGGTGGGGTGCTGCGCTTCGAGCTGCGGGACGCCGAGGCGGTGCGTCGGTTGGTGAGCCGCAGCCGCCTCGTCTCCGGGGCGACCAGTTTCGGGGGCGTGCACAGCACCGTCGATCGGCGTGCGCAGTGGGGCGATCCCGTTCCCGAGGGGTTCGTGCGGTTCTCCGCCGGGTGCGAGGACACCGAGGACCTCGTGGCCGACGTCCTCGCCGCGTTGGACTGA